CGTAGGCGACCGCGAGAGGCTGGAGGCCGAACTCTCCAACTACGACACCGAAGGGCTTCCGCTTACCGTGAAGCACGCCTCCGAGGTCGTGGGCATGGGGGAGAGCCCGGTCCAGGCCATACGGAAAAAGCGCGACTCCTCCATACGGGTCTGCTTCTCGGCCGTGAGGGGCGGGGAGGCCGACGCGGTCGTAAGTGCCGGCAACTCCGGGGCCGCCATGGCCGCGGCCATGTTCATCCTTAAAAAATTGAAGGGCGTGGACCGCCCGGCGATCGCCGTGAGCGTGCCCACCATCAAGGAGCCCGCCATACTCCTCGACGTCGGAGGGAACGTGGACTGCAAGCCGCTCCACATGGTCCAGTTCGCGATTATGGGGGCCGTGTACGCGAGGTACGTCCTTAAAGAGGATGAGCCGAGAGTAGGGCTCCTCTCGAACGCCGGGGAAGAGGGCAAGGGGAACGAGCTTACCCGCCATAGCCACGAGCTATTGAAAAATACCGCGCTTAACTACGTGGGATACGTCGAGGGCAAGGAGATATACCAGGGGGACGCGGACGTGATCGTCTCCGACGGCTTTGTGGGGAACGTGGTGCTGAAGCTGAGCGAGGGGGTCTTCGAGGCCGCCTTTATCATGCTGAAGCGCGAGATCATGGCGAGCCCCATGGCAAAGCTCGGCTACTTCTTTGCCAAGGGGGCCTTCCGTAACCTCAAAAAGAGGGTGGATTACGCCGAGTACGGCGGGGCGCCGCTGCTGGGTATAGACGGGGTCTGCATAATAAGCCACGGCGCCTCTTCGCCCAAGGCAATAAAGAACGCCGCCTTGAGGGCCGCCGGATACGTAAAGGGCGGAGTAAACACCCATCTCATCGAAGAGCTAGAGAGGAACGGCAACCTCAGGGCTGTAATGTAATATCCCGCCGCAGGCAGGGAAGGAACCCTACTGTATTCTAAAGGACTCTCTATTTATGTCACCGCTGAGGTCGAAGATAGCCGGCACCGGCTCCTATGTGCCCCTGAAGGTCGTCTCCAACCGCGACCTCGAGGGCTTGGTCGATACGACCGACGAGTGGATAACCACCAGGACCGGCATAAAGGAGCGGCGCGTGGCGGCAGGCGAGAGCACCTCGGACGTGGCCGTAAAGGCCGCAAGGAAGGCGCTTAAGGCCGCAGGGGTGGCGGCCAGGGAACTTGACCTTATAGTGGTCGGCACCGTCACCCCGGAGATGGTATTCCCCTCTACGGCCTGCTTCGTGCAGGCCAAAATAGGCGCGAGGGCCGGCATACCCGCCTTCGACCTCTCCG
This genomic interval from Thermodesulfobacteriota bacterium contains the following:
- the plsX gene encoding phosphate acyltransferase PlsX, translating into MKIAIDAMGGDFAPAVTVEGGVEAAREGLPILLVGDRERLEAELSNYDTEGLPLTVKHASEVVGMGESPVQAIRKKRDSSIRVCFSAVRGGEADAVVSAGNSGAAMAAAMFILKKLKGVDRPAIAVSVPTIKEPAILLDVGGNVDCKPLHMVQFAIMGAVYARYVLKEDEPRVGLLSNAGEEGKGNELTRHSHELLKNTALNYVGYVEGKEIYQGDADVIVSDGFVGNVVLKLSEGVFEAAFIMLKREIMASPMAKLGYFFAKGAFRNLKKRVDYAEYGGAPLLGIDGVCIISHGASSPKAIKNAALRAAGYVKGGVNTHLIEELERNGNLRAVM